GGCTTGCTCGATCGCGAGCCGCAAGGCCTGCTGAAACTCGGCCCGGCCGGTGAATTCACCGGCTTGCAGCTCTGAAGCGGGCGACGTTGCCAATCAAGCCTCCGCATGGCCACCTGAACTCGCGGCCCGCACCCAGCCATCCTCGGCCCACAGATCCAGCAGCTCGCGCGCATCGGCCGAAAGCTGGCCCAGCTGCTTGGCGCTGAGCTCGCGCTGGTCGGCGAAGGCACGCATCAAGCGGGCATCACGGCCACCGGCGCGGAAGGACTCGCCGTTGATGAAGACATGGGCCGCGTCGTACATCATGCGGCTGCGCCGGTCCAGGCGCGCGCCGGCGCCCGCGGGCAGCGGCTCGCCCGGCTCGAACCAGACGCGCGGCTTGGGCTCGGTCAGCGCCTCGCCCAAGGCACGCTCCAGGGCCAGGGGTTCGCGCAGCGCGCGCTCCACAGCATCGCGGGAAAAATCCAGCAGCTGCTGAGGCACCAAGCCCGGCGCCTCGGTGGCCGGCTGCTTGGGATCGGCGTACATGCGGTTGGCATAACTCTTGGAGTCATCGTCCATCAAGCGCTGCAGCAACTCGCGCGCCAGCTCGGCACGCCAGGGCGTGCGGAAGCCCACCGAGCAGGTCATGCACTCGCCGATGGCAATGCCGTCGTGGGCCCAGCCAGGCGGCAGGTAGAGCATGTCCCCGGCTTCCAGCACGAACTCTTCTTCTGGCTCAAAGTCGGCCAGCAGCTTGACCGGCACGCCTTCGCGCAGCGCACCGGTGGTCGCCACGCCCTGACGGCCGATGCGCCAGCGACGCTGACCATGAATCTGGATCAGAAAGACATCGTAGGAATCGAAATGCGGGCCGACGCCGCCGCCATCGCTGGCGTAGGAAATCATCAAGTCATCCAGGCGCGCCTCGGGCACGAAGCGGAATTGGGCCAGCAAGTCATGCGCCGCCTGCACATGCAGATCCAGGCCCTGGACCAGCAGGGTCCAACCCGGCTTGCTGAAGGGCGGCAGCTTGGCCACCGGGCCTTGCTTGAGCGCCCACTTGCCATTGAACTGCGAGACCAGGCGCGACTCCACATCCTCGCTGGCGGCCAGCGCGGCCAGCTCGCTGCGCGAGGCCGGCGGGCGGATGCCCGGCAGCGCCTGGCGGACCAGCAGCGGCTTCTTCTGCCAGTGGCGACGCATGAATTGTTCGGGGCTGAGGCCGCCCAGCAGCGGAAGTTTGGCTTGGATGTTCATGCCGGCATTGTCGCCTGTGGCCGGCGCGCCCTCGTCCCGGGAATGGGACGAACCCCTCGCCCAGGGTCCCGATTTCGCAAAGCCTGGAGCTGGATCCTTCCGGCTGCGCGCGCAGCCAAGCCCCATGAACAGGGCTCACGCGCACCAAACGGGTGAGGAAGGCCAGCTGGCACGGCTCCTGCAATCACTCGGTGCATGGACTTGCAAAGAACCCTCACCCCCGCCCAGCGATGGCGGCGCCGCGCCAGCCGGCCGGCCTTTCTGGGCCTGGCCCTGCTGGTGCTGCTGGGCCTGGCCGGCGGCCTGCTGGCCCTGCGCCTGCGCGCCGCGCCGATCGAGCTGACGGTCTCGGCCCGCGGCCTGCAGTTCGCCGCGGTCGAGCGCGGACCCCTGGCCCTGGATGTGCGCGGCAGCGGCGTGCTGGTGTCCAGCGATCCGCGCTGGATCACCGCACAGAGCGAGGCGCGTGTCGAGCGCCTGCACGCGCAGGCCGGCAGCAGCTTGCGCCAGGGCGAGCTGCTGCTGCTGCTCAGCAACCCGCAGCTGCAGCAGCGCGCCCAGGAAAGCCGCTGGCAGCTGGAGCAGGCCGAGGCCGAGCTCAAGGCCTTGCAGGCCAGCCTGGACAGTCAGGTCATGAACGCCCAAGCGGCGGTGCAGCGTGCCGAGTTCGGCGCCCGCAGTGCCGAGCTGCAATGGCAGGCGGATCAAGAGCTGCTCAAGGACGGCATGGTCTCCAAGC
This region of Paucibacter aquatile genomic DNA includes:
- a CDS encoding JmjC domain-containing protein — translated: MNIQAKLPLLGGLSPEQFMRRHWQKKPLLVRQALPGIRPPASRSELAALAASEDVESRLVSQFNGKWALKQGPVAKLPPFSKPGWTLLVQGLDLHVQAAHDLLAQFRFVPEARLDDLMISYASDGGGVGPHFDSYDVFLIQIHGQRRWRIGRQGVATTGALREGVPVKLLADFEPEEEFVLEAGDMLYLPPGWAHDGIAIGECMTCSVGFRTPWRAELARELLQRLMDDDSKSYANRMYADPKQPATEAPGLVPQQLLDFSRDAVERALREPLALERALGEALTEPKPRVWFEPGEPLPAGAGARLDRRSRMMYDAAHVFINGESFRAGGRDARLMRAFADQRELSAKQLGQLSADARELLDLWAEDGWVRAASSGGHAEA